A window from Peromyscus eremicus chromosome 5, PerEre_H2_v1, whole genome shotgun sequence encodes these proteins:
- the Gnpat gene encoding dihydroxyacetone phosphate acyltransferase isoform X3, which yields MDVPSSSSSRFSVSSASPGTVLLYAKELKKWDEFEDILEERRHVSDLKFAMKCYTPTLYRGVTPCKPSDIKSIVLNSEEIHYVIKQLARESLTSVDTLREEATAILEEMSHKLRMGAIRFFAFVLSKIFKQIFSKVCVNEEGIQKLQRAVQEHPVVLLPSHRSYIDFLMLSFVLYNYDLPVPVIAAGMDFLGMKLVGELLRMSGAFFMRRTFGGNKLYWAVFSEYVKTMLRNGYAPVEFFLEGTRSRSAKTLIPKFGLLNIVMEPFFKREVFDTYFVPISISYDKILEETLYAYELLGIPKPKESTSGLLKARRILSENFGSIHVYFGDPVSLRSLAAGRLSRNPYNLVPRCIPQKQSEDVHAFVTEVAYRIQLLQIENLVLNPWLLVVAILLQNQLSMDLDTLVEKTLWLKGITQVFGGFLLWPDNQLPEEVIQSTILLHSNLASLVKDRVVLKVNSGSSEMVRGLVSQHITLLMCSAYKNQLLNVFVRPSLVAVALHMIPGFRKEDVFSCFSFLRNVFSDEFIFLPGNTLRDFEEGCYLLCKSEAIQMTGKDIIITDKGNAVLEFLVGLFQPFVESYQILSKYLLHEEEACFTERQYLVAARKFTSQLLDRGASQCYDALSSDLQKNALAAFVRLGVVEKKKVDSNYVFSVNEPATSKLEEMLGCKTPIGKAATAKL from the exons AAAGAGCTCAAAAAGTGGGATGAGTTTGAAGACATCTTAGAGGAGAGGAGGCATGTCAGTGACTTGAAATTTGCCATGAAGTGCTACACACCCACCTTGTATCGGGGAGTCACTCCCTGCAAACCAAGTGATATCAAGTCCATTGTTCTCAATTCTGAAGAAATTCACTATGTCATTAAGCAG CTTGCCAGGGAGTCCCTTACATCTGTCGACACCCTCCGAGAGGAAGCCACTGCGATCTTGGAGGAAATGAGCCACAAACTTCGTATGGGAGCCATCCGGTTCTTTGCCTTTGTCCTGAGCAAAATCTTTAAACAGATTTTCTCAAAGGTGTGTGTGAATGAAGAAGGCATTCAAAAG CTACAACGAGCTGTCCAGGAGCACCCTGTAGTCCTGCTGCCCAGTCATCGGAGCTACATTGACTTCCTCATGCtgtcttttgttctgtacaactATGATCTACCTGTGCCAGTTATTGCAGCAGGAATGG ACTTCCTGGGAATGAAATTGGTCGGTGAGCTACTCAGGATGTCTGGGGCCTTCTTCATGCGGCGCACCTTTGGCGGAAATAAACTGTACTGGGCCGTATTCTCTGAATATGTGAAGACTATGCTACGG AATGGTTATGCTCCTGTTGAATTTTTCCTCGAAGGGACAAGGAGTCGCTCTGCCAAGACCTTGATTCCTAAATTTG GTCTCCTGAATATTGTGATggaaccattttttaaaagagaagtttTTGATACCTACTTTGTCCCAATTAGCAtcagttatgataaaatattGGAAGAAACTCTTTATGCCTATGAGCTCCTAGGAATTCCTAAGCCAAAGGAATCCACCAGT GGGTTGTTGAAAGCTAGACGGATTCTCTCTGAGAACTTTGGAAGCATCCATGTATACTTTGGAGACCCTGTGTCACTGCGCTCTCTAGCTGCAGGGCGGCTCAGTCGGAACCCATATAACTTGGTGCCAAG ATGCATCCCTCAGAAGCAGTCCGAGGATGTACATGCCTTTGTCACTGAAGTTGCCTACAGGATACAGCTTCTGCAAATTGAAAACCTGGTTTTGAACCCATGGCTTCTGGTAGTTGCCATTCTACTTCAAAACCAGTTATCCATGGACTTGGACACCCTAGTGGAGAAGACTCTGTGGCTGAAGGGCATAACCCAGGTGTTTGGAGGGTTCCTGCTTTGGCCTG ATAACCAACTTCCTGAGGAAGTGATCCAATCCACGATCCTCCTGCACTCCAACCTGGCCAGCCTTGTCAAAGACCGGGTGGTTCTGAAAGTGAACTCCGGCAGCTCAGAAATGGTCAGAGGACTTGTGTCCCAGCACATCACCCTCCTCATGTGCTCAGCCTACAAGAACCAGCTGCTCAACGTTTTTGTCCGTCCGTCCTTAGTAGCTGTAGCCTTGCACATGATACCTGGGTTCAGGAAAG AGGATGTCTTCAGTTGCTTTTCCTTCCTACGTAACGTGTTTTCAGATGAGTTCATCttccttccaggaaacacactcagg GACTTCGAGGAAGGCTGTTACTTGCTGTGTAAAAGTGAGGCTATACAGATGACTGGGAAGGATATCATCATCACAGACAAAGGGAATGCTGTGCTAGAATTTCTTGTAGGGCTCTTTCAACCTTTTGTGGAATCATACCAG ATACTTTCCAAATACCTCTTGCATGAAGAAGAGGCCTGCTTCACTGAGAGACAGTACTTGGTTGCAGCTAGGAAGTTCACCAGTCAGCTTCTGGATCGAG GTGCCTCTCAGTGTTACGATGcgttgtcttctgacctgcagaaaAATGCCTTAGCAGCTTTTGTGAGACTCGGGGTGGTAGAAAAGAAGAAGGT aGATAGTAACTATGTGTTTAGTGTGAACGAGCCTGCCACAAGCAAATTAGAAGAAATGCTCG GCTGTAAGACGCCAATAGGAAAAGCAGCCACTGCAAAACTTTAA
- the Gnpat gene encoding dihydroxyacetone phosphate acyltransferase isoform X2: MDVPSSSSSRFSKELKKWDEFEDILEERRHVSDLKFAMKCYTPTLYRGVTPCKPSDIKSIVLNSEEIHYVIKQLARESLTSVDTLREEATAILEEMSHKLRMGAIRFFAFVLSKIFKQIFSKVCVNEEGIQKLQRAVQEHPVVLLPSHRSYIDFLMLSFVLYNYDLPVPVIAAGMDFLGMKLVGELLRMSGAFFMRRTFGGNKLYWAVFSEYVKTMLRNGYAPVEFFLEGTRSRSAKTLIPKFGLLNIVMEPFFKREVFDTYFVPISISYDKILEETLYAYELLGIPKPKESTSGLLKARRILSENFGSIHVYFGDPVSLRSLAAGRLSRNPYNLVPRCIPQKQSEDVHAFVTEVAYRIQLLQIENLVLNPWLLVVAILLQNQLSMDLDTLVEKTLWLKGITQVFGGFLLWPDNQLPEEVIQSTILLHSNLASLVKDRVVLKVNSGSSEMVRGLVSQHITLLMCSAYKNQLLNVFVRPSLVAVALHMIPGFRKEDVFSCFSFLRNVFSDEFIFLPGNTLRDFEEGCYLLCKSEAIQMTGKDIIITDKGNAVLEFLVGLFQPFVESYQILSKYLLHEEEACFTERQYLVAARKFTSQLLDRGASQCYDALSSDLQKNALAAFVRLGVVEKKKVNKKPVSATSDWGCCCTWAVVEHLPTMCEDLELVPRPEGIKKIVTMCLV; encoded by the exons AAAGAGCTCAAAAAGTGGGATGAGTTTGAAGACATCTTAGAGGAGAGGAGGCATGTCAGTGACTTGAAATTTGCCATGAAGTGCTACACACCCACCTTGTATCGGGGAGTCACTCCCTGCAAACCAAGTGATATCAAGTCCATTGTTCTCAATTCTGAAGAAATTCACTATGTCATTAAGCAG CTTGCCAGGGAGTCCCTTACATCTGTCGACACCCTCCGAGAGGAAGCCACTGCGATCTTGGAGGAAATGAGCCACAAACTTCGTATGGGAGCCATCCGGTTCTTTGCCTTTGTCCTGAGCAAAATCTTTAAACAGATTTTCTCAAAGGTGTGTGTGAATGAAGAAGGCATTCAAAAG CTACAACGAGCTGTCCAGGAGCACCCTGTAGTCCTGCTGCCCAGTCATCGGAGCTACATTGACTTCCTCATGCtgtcttttgttctgtacaactATGATCTACCTGTGCCAGTTATTGCAGCAGGAATGG ACTTCCTGGGAATGAAATTGGTCGGTGAGCTACTCAGGATGTCTGGGGCCTTCTTCATGCGGCGCACCTTTGGCGGAAATAAACTGTACTGGGCCGTATTCTCTGAATATGTGAAGACTATGCTACGG AATGGTTATGCTCCTGTTGAATTTTTCCTCGAAGGGACAAGGAGTCGCTCTGCCAAGACCTTGATTCCTAAATTTG GTCTCCTGAATATTGTGATggaaccattttttaaaagagaagtttTTGATACCTACTTTGTCCCAATTAGCAtcagttatgataaaatattGGAAGAAACTCTTTATGCCTATGAGCTCCTAGGAATTCCTAAGCCAAAGGAATCCACCAGT GGGTTGTTGAAAGCTAGACGGATTCTCTCTGAGAACTTTGGAAGCATCCATGTATACTTTGGAGACCCTGTGTCACTGCGCTCTCTAGCTGCAGGGCGGCTCAGTCGGAACCCATATAACTTGGTGCCAAG ATGCATCCCTCAGAAGCAGTCCGAGGATGTACATGCCTTTGTCACTGAAGTTGCCTACAGGATACAGCTTCTGCAAATTGAAAACCTGGTTTTGAACCCATGGCTTCTGGTAGTTGCCATTCTACTTCAAAACCAGTTATCCATGGACTTGGACACCCTAGTGGAGAAGACTCTGTGGCTGAAGGGCATAACCCAGGTGTTTGGAGGGTTCCTGCTTTGGCCTG ATAACCAACTTCCTGAGGAAGTGATCCAATCCACGATCCTCCTGCACTCCAACCTGGCCAGCCTTGTCAAAGACCGGGTGGTTCTGAAAGTGAACTCCGGCAGCTCAGAAATGGTCAGAGGACTTGTGTCCCAGCACATCACCCTCCTCATGTGCTCAGCCTACAAGAACCAGCTGCTCAACGTTTTTGTCCGTCCGTCCTTAGTAGCTGTAGCCTTGCACATGATACCTGGGTTCAGGAAAG AGGATGTCTTCAGTTGCTTTTCCTTCCTACGTAACGTGTTTTCAGATGAGTTCATCttccttccaggaaacacactcagg GACTTCGAGGAAGGCTGTTACTTGCTGTGTAAAAGTGAGGCTATACAGATGACTGGGAAGGATATCATCATCACAGACAAAGGGAATGCTGTGCTAGAATTTCTTGTAGGGCTCTTTCAACCTTTTGTGGAATCATACCAG ATACTTTCCAAATACCTCTTGCATGAAGAAGAGGCCTGCTTCACTGAGAGACAGTACTTGGTTGCAGCTAGGAAGTTCACCAGTCAGCTTCTGGATCGAG GTGCCTCTCAGTGTTACGATGcgttgtcttctgacctgcagaaaAATGCCTTAGCAGCTTTTGTGAGACTCGGGGTGGTAGAAAAGAAGAAGGT GAACAAGAAGCCTGTTTCAGCTACTTCAGACTGGGGCTGTTGTTGTACCTGggctgtggtagagcacttgcctaccatgtgtgAGGACCTGGAATTGGTCCCAAGGCCTGAAGGAATAAAAA aGATAGTAACTATGTGTTTAGTGTGA
- the Gnpat gene encoding dihydroxyacetone phosphate acyltransferase isoform X1, translated as MDVPSSSSSRFSVSSASPGTVLLYAKELKKWDEFEDILEERRHVSDLKFAMKCYTPTLYRGVTPCKPSDIKSIVLNSEEIHYVIKQLARESLTSVDTLREEATAILEEMSHKLRMGAIRFFAFVLSKIFKQIFSKVCVNEEGIQKLQRAVQEHPVVLLPSHRSYIDFLMLSFVLYNYDLPVPVIAAGMDFLGMKLVGELLRMSGAFFMRRTFGGNKLYWAVFSEYVKTMLRNGYAPVEFFLEGTRSRSAKTLIPKFGLLNIVMEPFFKREVFDTYFVPISISYDKILEETLYAYELLGIPKPKESTSGLLKARRILSENFGSIHVYFGDPVSLRSLAAGRLSRNPYNLVPRCIPQKQSEDVHAFVTEVAYRIQLLQIENLVLNPWLLVVAILLQNQLSMDLDTLVEKTLWLKGITQVFGGFLLWPDNQLPEEVIQSTILLHSNLASLVKDRVVLKVNSGSSEMVRGLVSQHITLLMCSAYKNQLLNVFVRPSLVAVALHMIPGFRKEDVFSCFSFLRNVFSDEFIFLPGNTLRDFEEGCYLLCKSEAIQMTGKDIIITDKGNAVLEFLVGLFQPFVESYQILSKYLLHEEEACFTERQYLVAARKFTSQLLDRGASQCYDALSSDLQKNALAAFVRLGVVEKKKVNKKPVSATSDWGCCCTWAVVEHLPTMCEDLELVPRPEGIKKIVTMCLV; from the exons AAAGAGCTCAAAAAGTGGGATGAGTTTGAAGACATCTTAGAGGAGAGGAGGCATGTCAGTGACTTGAAATTTGCCATGAAGTGCTACACACCCACCTTGTATCGGGGAGTCACTCCCTGCAAACCAAGTGATATCAAGTCCATTGTTCTCAATTCTGAAGAAATTCACTATGTCATTAAGCAG CTTGCCAGGGAGTCCCTTACATCTGTCGACACCCTCCGAGAGGAAGCCACTGCGATCTTGGAGGAAATGAGCCACAAACTTCGTATGGGAGCCATCCGGTTCTTTGCCTTTGTCCTGAGCAAAATCTTTAAACAGATTTTCTCAAAGGTGTGTGTGAATGAAGAAGGCATTCAAAAG CTACAACGAGCTGTCCAGGAGCACCCTGTAGTCCTGCTGCCCAGTCATCGGAGCTACATTGACTTCCTCATGCtgtcttttgttctgtacaactATGATCTACCTGTGCCAGTTATTGCAGCAGGAATGG ACTTCCTGGGAATGAAATTGGTCGGTGAGCTACTCAGGATGTCTGGGGCCTTCTTCATGCGGCGCACCTTTGGCGGAAATAAACTGTACTGGGCCGTATTCTCTGAATATGTGAAGACTATGCTACGG AATGGTTATGCTCCTGTTGAATTTTTCCTCGAAGGGACAAGGAGTCGCTCTGCCAAGACCTTGATTCCTAAATTTG GTCTCCTGAATATTGTGATggaaccattttttaaaagagaagtttTTGATACCTACTTTGTCCCAATTAGCAtcagttatgataaaatattGGAAGAAACTCTTTATGCCTATGAGCTCCTAGGAATTCCTAAGCCAAAGGAATCCACCAGT GGGTTGTTGAAAGCTAGACGGATTCTCTCTGAGAACTTTGGAAGCATCCATGTATACTTTGGAGACCCTGTGTCACTGCGCTCTCTAGCTGCAGGGCGGCTCAGTCGGAACCCATATAACTTGGTGCCAAG ATGCATCCCTCAGAAGCAGTCCGAGGATGTACATGCCTTTGTCACTGAAGTTGCCTACAGGATACAGCTTCTGCAAATTGAAAACCTGGTTTTGAACCCATGGCTTCTGGTAGTTGCCATTCTACTTCAAAACCAGTTATCCATGGACTTGGACACCCTAGTGGAGAAGACTCTGTGGCTGAAGGGCATAACCCAGGTGTTTGGAGGGTTCCTGCTTTGGCCTG ATAACCAACTTCCTGAGGAAGTGATCCAATCCACGATCCTCCTGCACTCCAACCTGGCCAGCCTTGTCAAAGACCGGGTGGTTCTGAAAGTGAACTCCGGCAGCTCAGAAATGGTCAGAGGACTTGTGTCCCAGCACATCACCCTCCTCATGTGCTCAGCCTACAAGAACCAGCTGCTCAACGTTTTTGTCCGTCCGTCCTTAGTAGCTGTAGCCTTGCACATGATACCTGGGTTCAGGAAAG AGGATGTCTTCAGTTGCTTTTCCTTCCTACGTAACGTGTTTTCAGATGAGTTCATCttccttccaggaaacacactcagg GACTTCGAGGAAGGCTGTTACTTGCTGTGTAAAAGTGAGGCTATACAGATGACTGGGAAGGATATCATCATCACAGACAAAGGGAATGCTGTGCTAGAATTTCTTGTAGGGCTCTTTCAACCTTTTGTGGAATCATACCAG ATACTTTCCAAATACCTCTTGCATGAAGAAGAGGCCTGCTTCACTGAGAGACAGTACTTGGTTGCAGCTAGGAAGTTCACCAGTCAGCTTCTGGATCGAG GTGCCTCTCAGTGTTACGATGcgttgtcttctgacctgcagaaaAATGCCTTAGCAGCTTTTGTGAGACTCGGGGTGGTAGAAAAGAAGAAGGT GAACAAGAAGCCTGTTTCAGCTACTTCAGACTGGGGCTGTTGTTGTACCTGggctgtggtagagcacttgcctaccatgtgtgAGGACCTGGAATTGGTCCCAAGGCCTGAAGGAATAAAAA aGATAGTAACTATGTGTTTAGTGTGA
- the Gnpat gene encoding dihydroxyacetone phosphate acyltransferase isoform X4, with protein sequence MSHKLRMGAIRFFAFVLSKIFKQIFSKVCVNEEGIQKLQRAVQEHPVVLLPSHRSYIDFLMLSFVLYNYDLPVPVIAAGMDFLGMKLVGELLRMSGAFFMRRTFGGNKLYWAVFSEYVKTMLRNGYAPVEFFLEGTRSRSAKTLIPKFGLLNIVMEPFFKREVFDTYFVPISISYDKILEETLYAYELLGIPKPKESTSGLLKARRILSENFGSIHVYFGDPVSLRSLAAGRLSRNPYNLVPRCIPQKQSEDVHAFVTEVAYRIQLLQIENLVLNPWLLVVAILLQNQLSMDLDTLVEKTLWLKGITQVFGGFLLWPDNQLPEEVIQSTILLHSNLASLVKDRVVLKVNSGSSEMVRGLVSQHITLLMCSAYKNQLLNVFVRPSLVAVALHMIPGFRKEDVFSCFSFLRNVFSDEFIFLPGNTLRDFEEGCYLLCKSEAIQMTGKDIIITDKGNAVLEFLVGLFQPFVESYQILSKYLLHEEEACFTERQYLVAARKFTSQLLDRGASQCYDALSSDLQKNALAAFVRLGVVEKKKVNKKPVSATSDWGCCCTWAVVEHLPTMCEDLELVPRPEGIKKIVTMCLV encoded by the exons ATGAGCCACAAACTTCGTATGGGAGCCATCCGGTTCTTTGCCTTTGTCCTGAGCAAAATCTTTAAACAGATTTTCTCAAAGGTGTGTGTGAATGAAGAAGGCATTCAAAAG CTACAACGAGCTGTCCAGGAGCACCCTGTAGTCCTGCTGCCCAGTCATCGGAGCTACATTGACTTCCTCATGCtgtcttttgttctgtacaactATGATCTACCTGTGCCAGTTATTGCAGCAGGAATGG ACTTCCTGGGAATGAAATTGGTCGGTGAGCTACTCAGGATGTCTGGGGCCTTCTTCATGCGGCGCACCTTTGGCGGAAATAAACTGTACTGGGCCGTATTCTCTGAATATGTGAAGACTATGCTACGG AATGGTTATGCTCCTGTTGAATTTTTCCTCGAAGGGACAAGGAGTCGCTCTGCCAAGACCTTGATTCCTAAATTTG GTCTCCTGAATATTGTGATggaaccattttttaaaagagaagtttTTGATACCTACTTTGTCCCAATTAGCAtcagttatgataaaatattGGAAGAAACTCTTTATGCCTATGAGCTCCTAGGAATTCCTAAGCCAAAGGAATCCACCAGT GGGTTGTTGAAAGCTAGACGGATTCTCTCTGAGAACTTTGGAAGCATCCATGTATACTTTGGAGACCCTGTGTCACTGCGCTCTCTAGCTGCAGGGCGGCTCAGTCGGAACCCATATAACTTGGTGCCAAG ATGCATCCCTCAGAAGCAGTCCGAGGATGTACATGCCTTTGTCACTGAAGTTGCCTACAGGATACAGCTTCTGCAAATTGAAAACCTGGTTTTGAACCCATGGCTTCTGGTAGTTGCCATTCTACTTCAAAACCAGTTATCCATGGACTTGGACACCCTAGTGGAGAAGACTCTGTGGCTGAAGGGCATAACCCAGGTGTTTGGAGGGTTCCTGCTTTGGCCTG ATAACCAACTTCCTGAGGAAGTGATCCAATCCACGATCCTCCTGCACTCCAACCTGGCCAGCCTTGTCAAAGACCGGGTGGTTCTGAAAGTGAACTCCGGCAGCTCAGAAATGGTCAGAGGACTTGTGTCCCAGCACATCACCCTCCTCATGTGCTCAGCCTACAAGAACCAGCTGCTCAACGTTTTTGTCCGTCCGTCCTTAGTAGCTGTAGCCTTGCACATGATACCTGGGTTCAGGAAAG AGGATGTCTTCAGTTGCTTTTCCTTCCTACGTAACGTGTTTTCAGATGAGTTCATCttccttccaggaaacacactcagg GACTTCGAGGAAGGCTGTTACTTGCTGTGTAAAAGTGAGGCTATACAGATGACTGGGAAGGATATCATCATCACAGACAAAGGGAATGCTGTGCTAGAATTTCTTGTAGGGCTCTTTCAACCTTTTGTGGAATCATACCAG ATACTTTCCAAATACCTCTTGCATGAAGAAGAGGCCTGCTTCACTGAGAGACAGTACTTGGTTGCAGCTAGGAAGTTCACCAGTCAGCTTCTGGATCGAG GTGCCTCTCAGTGTTACGATGcgttgtcttctgacctgcagaaaAATGCCTTAGCAGCTTTTGTGAGACTCGGGGTGGTAGAAAAGAAGAAGGT GAACAAGAAGCCTGTTTCAGCTACTTCAGACTGGGGCTGTTGTTGTACCTGggctgtggtagagcacttgcctaccatgtgtgAGGACCTGGAATTGGTCCCAAGGCCTGAAGGAATAAAAA aGATAGTAACTATGTGTTTAGTGTGA